The following proteins are co-located in the Sporichthya brevicatena genome:
- a CDS encoding MFS transporter, whose protein sequence is MFGAARRHAPPWQGFLAGAVGIGASALAMPFVPSLGVLAGLIVLAGVPISPTLISGMGLVRSLAPPARLTEGFAWATTGLSVGLMTGSAAAGWLAEHVGPADAFWAATVAALSAATLAAAGAPRLRRGPGVHPIGVVPGTVP, encoded by the coding sequence GTGTTCGGCGCCGCCCGCCGGCACGCGCCGCCGTGGCAGGGGTTCCTGGCCGGAGCGGTCGGCATCGGCGCCTCGGCGCTCGCGATGCCGTTCGTGCCGTCCCTGGGCGTCCTGGCCGGGCTGATCGTCCTGGCCGGGGTCCCCATCTCTCCGACGCTGATCAGCGGCATGGGGCTGGTCCGGTCCCTCGCCCCGCCCGCGCGGCTGACCGAGGGCTTCGCCTGGGCGACGACCGGGCTGTCCGTCGGCCTGATGACGGGATCCGCCGCGGCGGGCTGGCTGGCCGAGCACGTCGGGCCGGCGGACGCGTTCTGGGCCGCCACGGTGGCGGCCCTGAGCGCCGCCACCCTGGCCGCCGCGGGGGCGCCACGGCTGCGTCGGGGGCCCGGCGTTCACCCGATCGGAGTAGTTCCCGGCACAGTGCCCTGA
- a CDS encoding TrkA family potassium uptake protein → MRVAIAGAGAVGRSIARELLGNGHEVLLVDKSPSAIKVERVPDAEWLLADACEMSSLQEAQLQRCDVVICATGDDKVNLVVSLLAKTEFAVPRVVARVNHPGNESLFNESWGVDVAVSTPRLLSALVEEAVTVGDLVRLFSFKQGQANLVELTLPEDSPQIGNRVGDVPWPTDTALVAIIRQNRVLVPSRDDPLEALDELLFVASADQERRLQNLLSPHDD, encoded by the coding sequence ATGCGCGTCGCCATCGCCGGGGCCGGCGCCGTCGGCCGCTCCATCGCCCGTGAGCTGCTGGGCAACGGCCACGAGGTCCTGCTCGTCGACAAGAGCCCGTCCGCCATCAAGGTCGAGCGCGTGCCCGACGCCGAGTGGCTGCTGGCCGACGCCTGCGAGATGTCCTCGCTGCAGGAGGCCCAGCTGCAGCGGTGCGACGTCGTCATCTGCGCCACCGGTGACGACAAGGTGAACCTCGTCGTGTCCCTGCTGGCCAAGACCGAGTTCGCGGTGCCCCGCGTCGTGGCCCGCGTGAACCACCCCGGCAACGAGTCGCTGTTCAACGAGTCGTGGGGCGTCGACGTCGCGGTGTCGACGCCGCGTCTGCTCTCGGCGCTGGTCGAGGAGGCCGTGACCGTCGGCGACCTGGTCCGCCTGTTCTCGTTCAAGCAGGGCCAGGCCAACCTCGTCGAGCTGACGCTCCCCGAGGACTCACCGCAGATCGGCAACCGCGTCGGCGACGTGCCGTGGCCGACCGACACCGCGCTGGTCGCGATCATCCGGCAGAACCGCGTCCTCGTCCCCTCCCGGGACGACCCGCTGGAGGCCCTCGACGAGCTGCTGTTCGTCGCCTCCGCGGACCAGGAGCGCCGTCTGCAGAACCTGCTGTCCCCGCACGACGACTGA
- a CDS encoding DUF4235 domain-containing protein translates to MAESNNVAWKAVATGGAVAATFVTRKAVAGVWKAATGGAPPEHPENPDTTWAQALAWAMLTGAVAGAVRLLITRKAASSWRAATGQLPPGLTTS, encoded by the coding sequence GTGGCAGAGAGCAACAACGTGGCCTGGAAGGCGGTCGCCACGGGGGGCGCGGTCGCCGCCACCTTCGTGACCCGGAAGGCGGTGGCCGGGGTCTGGAAGGCCGCCACCGGCGGCGCTCCCCCGGAGCACCCCGAGAACCCCGACACCACCTGGGCGCAGGCCCTGGCCTGGGCGATGCTCACCGGCGCGGTCGCGGGCGCGGTGCGCCTGCTCATCACCCGCAAGGCCGCCTCGTCGTGGCGGGCGGCCACCGGCCAGCTGCCGCCCGGCCTCACCACGAGCTGA
- a CDS encoding OB-fold nucleic acid binding domain-containing protein, protein MTTDAPAKGLLKRMIGRITAPTHEVEARELQEDVADAGGTPIQQCCEREIMTMCGTLRTVTLRPRAGVPALEAELYDGSGTVSLVWLGRRQIAGVEPGRGMKVTGRVAMVEGRPVVYNPRYELRPGVG, encoded by the coding sequence ATGACCACCGACGCGCCGGCCAAGGGCCTGCTCAAGCGCATGATCGGGCGGATCACGGCCCCGACCCACGAGGTCGAGGCGCGTGAACTGCAGGAGGACGTCGCCGACGCCGGCGGCACCCCGATCCAGCAGTGCTGCGAGCGGGAGATCATGACGATGTGCGGCACGCTGCGGACCGTCACGCTCCGCCCCCGCGCCGGCGTCCCCGCCCTGGAGGCGGAGCTCTACGACGGGTCGGGCACGGTCTCGCTGGTGTGGCTCGGCCGGCGGCAGATCGCCGGCGTCGAACCCGGCCGCGGCATGAAGGTGACCGGCCGGGTCGCGATGGTCGAGGGCCGTCCCGTGGTCTACAACCCCCGCTACGAGCTCCGGCCCGGCGTCGGGTGA
- a CDS encoding ferrochelatase: MSAGPFDAFLLVSFGGPEGPDDVMPFLQNVTRGKDVPPERLAEVAEHYHRFGGVSPINGHCRELLGALEADFAVNGIDLPIYWGNRNWNPSLRDAIAQMADDGRRRALVLLTSAYASYPGCRQYREDIFAAKAGIPKAPNFARIRHYFNHPGFVKPMVANTVAALEQLPADQRESATILFTTHSIPMAMAYSAGPEGGLYVRQHEDVAAVVAAGVQEATGIERPYELVFQSRSGPPQVPWLEPDIGDRLTALSQVGTTAVVVVPIGFISDHMEVVYDLDVELKEQADKLGVAFARAGTVGAAPEFVAAIRELVLERANSVMPDQRPALGELGASYDLCPPGCCPNPKGPRPAVAGRD; this comes from the coding sequence ATGAGCGCCGGTCCTTTTGATGCCTTCCTGCTGGTGTCGTTCGGGGGACCCGAGGGCCCCGACGACGTCATGCCCTTCCTGCAGAACGTGACGCGCGGCAAGGACGTCCCGCCCGAGCGCCTCGCCGAGGTCGCGGAGCACTACCACCGCTTCGGCGGGGTCAGCCCGATCAACGGGCACTGCCGCGAGCTGCTGGGTGCCCTCGAGGCCGACTTCGCGGTCAACGGGATCGACCTGCCCATCTACTGGGGCAACCGCAACTGGAACCCGTCGCTGCGCGACGCGATCGCCCAGATGGCCGACGACGGCCGCCGCCGGGCGCTGGTCCTGCTGACCTCGGCGTACGCCTCGTACCCGGGCTGCCGGCAGTACCGCGAGGACATCTTCGCGGCGAAGGCCGGCATCCCGAAGGCGCCGAACTTCGCGCGCATCCGGCACTACTTCAACCACCCGGGCTTCGTGAAGCCGATGGTCGCCAACACCGTCGCTGCGCTCGAGCAGCTGCCGGCCGACCAGCGCGAGTCCGCGACGATCCTGTTCACCACGCACTCGATCCCGATGGCGATGGCGTACAGCGCGGGCCCCGAGGGCGGGCTCTACGTGCGGCAGCACGAGGACGTCGCGGCCGTGGTCGCCGCGGGCGTGCAGGAGGCGACCGGGATCGAGCGGCCCTACGAGCTCGTCTTCCAGTCGCGCTCCGGCCCGCCGCAGGTCCCGTGGCTGGAGCCGGACATCGGCGACCGCCTCACCGCCCTGTCCCAGGTCGGCACCACCGCGGTGGTCGTCGTCCCGATCGGGTTCATCTCCGACCACATGGAGGTCGTGTACGACCTCGACGTCGAGCTCAAGGAGCAGGCCGACAAGCTCGGGGTGGCGTTCGCCCGCGCCGGGACGGTCGGGGCGGCGCCGGAGTTCGTCGCCGCGATCCGTGAGCTCGTGCTCGAACGCGCCAACAGCGTCATGCCGGACCAGCGGCCGGCGCTCGGCGAGCTCGGCGCGTCCTACGACCTGTGCCCGCCGGGGTGCTGCCCGAACCCGAAGGGACCCCGGCCCGCGGTCGCGGGGCGGGACTGA
- a CDS encoding DUF4193 domain-containing protein, which translates to MATDYDAPRKTDDELGEDSIEELKSRRVDKGASTVDVDEADLAESLELPGADLSGEELSVRVLPRQADEFTCSSCFLVHHRSQLASEKNGQFICRDCA; encoded by the coding sequence ATGGCGACTGATTACGACGCCCCCCGCAAGACGGACGACGAGCTCGGCGAGGACAGCATCGAGGAGCTCAAGTCCCGGCGGGTGGACAAGGGCGCCAGCACGGTGGATGTCGACGAGGCCGACCTCGCCGAGTCCCTCGAACTGCCCGGCGCCGACCTCTCCGGTGAGGAGCTCAGCGTCCGCGTGCTCCCGCGGCAGGCCGACGAGTTCACCTGCTCGTCCTGCTTCCTGGTGCACCACCGCAGCCAGCTCGCGAGCGAGAAGAACGGCCAGTTCATCTGCCGCGACTGCGCCTGA
- a CDS encoding phosphodiester glycosidase family protein translates to MTFLCRVRPASYALAGIVTATAVATAGLPDSADAVAAAPAPAPDPLSSLIGNLAPTPDPAPTPPRAAETPRVSHEPALPLGRAGLAERRTTKTLAPGVTLTVIHRGTGKAKRKRWASTSTGPWVVNVLTIDPDRADGRLQRTYGRTLADPDRTTALARRASALVGVNGSFFSLQADKRYRGLPQGLTISDGRVLSKPTGTSQEVTLALDSEQNALRIGRFDWTGKVRSRAGAGVLTLNRVNSPPNVPKGCAKHAAARKQRCADSGQLAEFTRDFAGRTPTGPGVEVVLDRAGCPVRILGHRGVRLTGAQTSLQGTGATALRLRRVARAGCLDVEQTVVNRPDGRRLPLRDGVSAVTGRYRLVRDGQAILHRRDSSLFGRNPRTIAGTDAAGRLMFVTIDGRQPRSVGATLWEAARVAQALGMHQALNLDGGGSTTMAVRGKVVNRPVGSERAVADALVWLAAKD, encoded by the coding sequence ATGACGTTCCTCTGCCGAGTTCGTCCGGCTTCCTACGCGCTCGCCGGGATCGTCACGGCGACCGCGGTCGCCACGGCCGGGCTCCCGGACTCCGCTGACGCCGTCGCCGCGGCGCCGGCCCCGGCGCCGGACCCGCTGTCCTCGCTGATCGGGAATCTGGCGCCCACGCCCGACCCGGCGCCCACGCCGCCCCGGGCGGCGGAGACGCCGCGGGTCTCCCACGAACCCGCCCTGCCGCTCGGCCGGGCGGGCCTGGCCGAGCGCCGCACGACCAAGACACTCGCGCCCGGCGTCACCCTGACCGTCATCCACCGCGGCACGGGGAAGGCCAAGCGCAAGCGCTGGGCCTCGACGTCCACGGGGCCGTGGGTGGTCAACGTTCTGACCATCGACCCGGACCGGGCCGACGGGCGCCTGCAGCGCACCTACGGCAGGACGCTCGCGGACCCGGACCGCACCACCGCCCTCGCGCGCCGGGCCAGCGCGCTCGTCGGGGTCAACGGTTCGTTCTTCTCCCTGCAGGCGGACAAGCGCTACCGCGGCCTGCCGCAGGGGCTGACGATCTCGGACGGCCGGGTGCTCTCGAAGCCGACCGGGACCTCGCAGGAGGTCACGCTCGCCCTCGACTCCGAGCAGAACGCGCTGCGCATCGGCCGCTTCGACTGGACCGGCAAGGTCCGCTCCCGCGCCGGAGCGGGCGTCCTGACCCTGAACCGGGTGAACAGCCCGCCGAACGTGCCGAAGGGCTGCGCCAAGCACGCGGCGGCGCGCAAGCAGCGGTGTGCGGACTCGGGTCAGCTCGCCGAGTTCACCCGCGACTTCGCCGGCCGCACGCCCACGGGACCGGGCGTCGAGGTCGTGCTCGACCGCGCGGGCTGTCCCGTGCGGATCCTCGGGCACCGCGGCGTCCGGCTCACGGGCGCACAGACGTCCCTGCAGGGCACCGGCGCGACCGCCCTGCGGCTGCGCCGCGTGGCGCGGGCCGGCTGTCTCGACGTCGAGCAGACCGTCGTCAACCGCCCGGACGGCCGGCGGCTGCCGCTGCGCGACGGCGTCTCCGCCGTGACCGGCCGGTACCGCCTGGTCCGCGACGGCCAGGCGATCCTGCACCGGCGCGACAGCAGCCTGTTCGGGCGCAACCCGCGCACGATCGCCGGCACCGACGCCGCGGGCCGCCTGATGTTCGTCACGATCGACGGCCGACAGCCCCGCAGCGTCGGGGCGACGCTGTGGGAGGCGGCGCGTGTGGCCCAGGCGCTCGGCATGCACCAGGCGCTCAACCTCGACGGCGGCGGCTCGACCACCATGGCCGTGCGCGGGAAGGTCGTGAACCGCCCCGTCGGTTCCGAGCGCGCCGTCGCCGACGCCCTGGTCTGGCTGGCGGCGAAGGACTGA
- the dut gene encoding dUTP diphosphatase, with protein MTADLQGALSVGERVDVLVQRLDPELPVPSYAHPGDAGADICTAVDVVLAPGERAKVPTGLAIALPAGYAAFVHPRSGLAARFGVGIVNAPGTVDAGYRGEIQVILVNHDPEQPVVLRRGDRIAQLVIQRVELARFHEVESLPGSARGTGGHGSTGGFSARESTARENGPIDEGN; from the coding sequence GTGACCGCTGACCTGCAGGGAGCCCTGTCCGTGGGCGAGCGGGTCGACGTTCTCGTCCAGCGCCTCGACCCCGAGCTGCCCGTCCCCTCGTACGCCCACCCGGGCGACGCCGGGGCGGACATCTGCACGGCCGTCGACGTCGTGCTCGCCCCCGGCGAGCGTGCGAAGGTTCCCACCGGCCTGGCGATCGCGCTGCCGGCCGGGTACGCCGCGTTCGTGCACCCGCGGTCCGGGCTCGCCGCCCGGTTCGGCGTCGGCATCGTGAACGCGCCGGGGACGGTCGACGCGGGGTACCGCGGCGAGATTCAGGTCATTCTGGTCAATCACGACCCCGAGCAGCCGGTCGTGCTGCGCCGGGGCGACCGGATCGCCCAGTTGGTCATCCAGCGGGTCGAGCTCGCGCGGTTCCACGAGGTGGAGTCGCTGCCGGGTTCGGCCCGGGGCACCGGCGGGCACGGATCCACCGGCGGCTTTTCCGCGCGCGAGTCGACCGCGCGCGAGAATGGCCCCATCGACGAGGGGAACTGA
- a CDS encoding polysaccharide deacetylase family protein, producing MLLSGCSSDDDDPNVAESPAPTAGETTTPTPDATPEPSAVDPASVKANELAAIPVMMYHQVKAEVCSACVYDQTPAEFKAELARMHKAGFVPITVAQMVAGEIDVPAGKHPVVLTFDDSSASQIQIDADGNPTPDSAVGVLEAFAKENPDFRAMGSFYVNDTSFNDPKALPWLVEHGYEVGVHTVTHANLKQSSDTTVQKEIANNIAAIKAQAPDAKVNTIALPFGISPSNPQLLRSGEFEGKSYTLDAALLVGSNPAKSVFDADFDPYKIARIRSGPKNKPVETDSTYWLDLFDQGKWAAYTSDGDPTKISFPSTSTKKVGSKWADKANPYEPAGEGSGSSSSPSPSATASTPPSSSPEETPAATPTSTS from the coding sequence TTGTTGCTTTCCGGTTGCAGCAGCGACGACGACGATCCGAACGTCGCCGAGAGCCCGGCCCCGACGGCGGGTGAGACCACCACGCCGACGCCCGACGCGACCCCGGAGCCGTCGGCCGTCGACCCGGCCTCGGTCAAGGCCAACGAGCTCGCCGCGATCCCGGTGATGATGTACCACCAGGTCAAGGCGGAGGTCTGCAGCGCCTGCGTTTACGACCAGACGCCGGCCGAGTTCAAGGCCGAGCTCGCGCGTATGCACAAGGCCGGATTCGTCCCGATCACCGTCGCGCAGATGGTGGCCGGGGAGATCGACGTCCCGGCCGGCAAGCACCCGGTGGTGCTCACCTTCGACGACTCGTCCGCGAGCCAGATTCAGATCGATGCCGACGGCAATCCGACCCCGGATTCCGCGGTCGGCGTTCTGGAGGCATTCGCGAAGGAAAATCCCGATTTCCGCGCGATGGGTTCTTTCTACGTGAACGACACCTCGTTCAACGACCCGAAGGCGCTGCCCTGGCTGGTCGAGCACGGCTACGAGGTCGGCGTCCACACGGTGACGCACGCGAACCTCAAGCAGAGCTCCGACACCACGGTGCAGAAGGAGATCGCGAACAACATCGCGGCCATCAAGGCGCAGGCGCCTGACGCGAAGGTGAACACCATCGCGCTGCCGTTCGGCATCTCGCCGAGCAACCCGCAGCTGCTCCGCTCGGGTGAGTTCGAGGGCAAGTCCTACACCCTCGACGCGGCCCTGCTGGTCGGGTCGAACCCGGCCAAGTCGGTCTTCGACGCGGACTTCGACCCGTACAAGATCGCGCGCATCCGCTCCGGCCCGAAGAACAAGCCGGTCGAGACCGACTCGACCTACTGGCTCGACCTGTTCGACCAGGGCAAGTGGGCCGCGTACACCTCCGACGGTGACCCGACCAAGATCTCGTTCCCGTCGACGTCGACGAAGAAGGTCGGCTCGAAGTGGGCCGACAAGGCGAACCCGTACGAGCCCGCGGGTGAGGGCAGCGGCTCCAGCTCGTCCCCGTCGCCCAGCGCGACCGCGAGCACGCCGCCGTCCTCCTCCCCGGAGGAGACCCCGGCAGCGACGCCCACGTCCACCTCGTGA
- a CDS encoding DUF3159 domain-containing protein, translated as MTGERPPNVETVEELVRKQLSTALGGPRGVLEAAIPTAAFTLAYVVTDELKLSLAIAAGLAAAALVVRLIQRSTVQFVLNAAFGIAIGAAFALRADRGGDGDDGALAYFLPGILYNTGYAAVLLLTVLIRWPLIGFMVGAVTGDPTGWRSDPAMVKLCSRLTLLLAAPCILRVLVQYPLYEAGEVGLLGTAKVVMGWPLQVAALLAMAGLLAKGRTPLVDPPLVDPPAGT; from the coding sequence GTGACGGGGGAGCGTCCCCCGAACGTCGAGACCGTCGAGGAACTCGTCCGCAAGCAGCTCTCCACCGCCCTCGGCGGACCGCGCGGCGTGCTCGAGGCCGCGATCCCGACCGCGGCGTTCACGCTCGCCTACGTCGTCACCGACGAACTCAAGTTGTCGCTGGCGATCGCCGCCGGTCTGGCGGCGGCCGCGCTGGTCGTGCGGCTGATCCAGCGCAGCACCGTCCAGTTCGTGCTCAACGCCGCGTTCGGCATCGCGATCGGCGCGGCCTTCGCGCTGCGGGCCGACCGGGGCGGGGACGGCGACGACGGCGCGCTCGCGTACTTCCTGCCGGGGATCCTCTACAACACCGGCTACGCCGCGGTGCTGCTGCTGACGGTGCTGATCCGCTGGCCGCTGATCGGCTTCATGGTCGGCGCGGTCACCGGCGACCCGACCGGGTGGCGCTCCGACCCGGCGATGGTCAAGCTCTGCAGCCGTCTGACGCTGCTGCTGGCCGCGCCGTGCATCCTGCGCGTCCTCGTGCAGTACCCGCTCTACGAGGCGGGCGAGGTGGGCCTGCTGGGCACGGCGAAGGTCGTCATGGGCTGGCCGCTGCAGGTGGCCGCGCTGCTCGCCATGGCCGGCCTGCTCGCGAAGGGCCGCACGCCGCTGGTCGATCCGCCGCTGGTCGATCCGCCGGCCGGCACCTGA
- a CDS encoding inositol monophosphatase family protein, which translates to MSVPASPTELPTQELLEVALLVAREAGTLLASGRPSGPLRVTSKSTPTDVVTEMDHAAEALITETLARLRPADGMLGEEGTDHPGTSGVRWVVDPLDGTVNYLYDLGGWAVSLAAEVAGESVVGVVHVPAAGETFAAVRGQGATCNGRPLRVNPAPPLDRALVATGFGYDPRRRAHQAEVLRHVLPAVRDIRRHGACAVDLCALAAGRVDAYFERGVNPWDFAAGGLIAAEAGARVAGLAGEAPSSRFLLAAPPELFDPLEALLLAAGAGHETGLTDPVATPALP; encoded by the coding sequence CTGAGCGTGCCGGCATCGCCCACGGAGCTCCCCACACAGGAACTGCTCGAGGTCGCCCTACTGGTGGCCCGGGAGGCGGGCACCCTGCTCGCCTCCGGGCGTCCGAGCGGGCCGCTGCGGGTGACGTCGAAGTCGACGCCGACCGACGTGGTCACCGAGATGGACCACGCCGCGGAGGCGCTGATCACCGAGACCCTGGCCCGGCTGCGGCCGGCCGACGGGATGCTCGGTGAGGAGGGCACGGACCACCCCGGGACCTCCGGGGTGCGCTGGGTGGTCGACCCGCTCGACGGGACCGTCAACTACCTCTACGACCTGGGTGGCTGGGCGGTCAGCCTCGCCGCCGAGGTCGCGGGGGAGTCGGTGGTCGGGGTCGTGCACGTCCCGGCGGCGGGGGAGACGTTCGCCGCCGTCCGGGGTCAGGGCGCGACCTGCAACGGCCGGCCGCTGCGCGTGAACCCGGCCCCGCCGCTGGACCGCGCGCTCGTGGCCACCGGATTCGGCTACGACCCGCGGCGTCGGGCGCACCAGGCGGAGGTCCTGCGGCACGTGCTGCCCGCCGTCCGGGACATCCGCCGCCACGGCGCGTGCGCCGTCGACCTGTGCGCGCTCGCCGCCGGGCGGGTGGACGCCTACTTCGAGCGGGGCGTCAACCCGTGGGACTTCGCCGCGGGCGGGCTGATCGCGGCGGAGGCCGGCGCCCGCGTGGCGGGCCTCGCCGGCGAGGCACCCTCCTCGCGGTTCCTGCTGGCCGCACCGCCGGAATTATTCGACCCGCTGGAGGCGTTGTTGCTCGCCGCCGGAGCGGGTCACGAGACGGGCTTGACGGACCCCGTCGCCACCCCCGCCCTGCCTTAA
- a CDS encoding DUF3710 domain-containing protein codes for MAFRRRKKGEPEAGAELDSYTESDGAGSEAGADAGADAGADAELEADPGEVDEVLAALGDTSAADADQSPSWPVGTIRERDGGPWDADSAPEDKIERVDLGGVRIPILNGMELRAELAEDQVVAVTLIIERSALQIQPFAAPRTMGIWDEVRGEIAEGIIASGGRSTEEEGRFGTELVAEVGVALPDGSTGLQTARFLGVDGPRWFLRAVITGEAATDASLRRPLEDLLADVVVVRGQDAMAPRDPIPLQLPQEVEIGEHGEQFLDEDDDEGDEDGARRTDDLKPFERGPEITEVR; via the coding sequence GTGGCTTTCCGACGCCGCAAGAAGGGCGAGCCCGAGGCGGGCGCCGAGCTGGACTCGTACACCGAGTCCGACGGGGCCGGCAGTGAGGCCGGTGCCGACGCTGGTGCCGACGCCGGTGCCGACGCCGAGCTCGAGGCCGACCCGGGTGAGGTCGACGAGGTGCTCGCCGCGCTGGGCGACACCTCCGCCGCGGACGCGGACCAGAGCCCGTCCTGGCCGGTGGGCACGATCCGCGAGCGGGACGGCGGTCCGTGGGACGCGGACAGCGCCCCCGAGGACAAGATCGAGCGCGTCGACCTCGGCGGGGTCCGCATCCCGATCCTCAACGGCATGGAGCTGCGGGCGGAGCTCGCGGAGGACCAGGTCGTCGCGGTGACGCTGATCATCGAGCGCAGCGCGCTGCAGATCCAGCCGTTCGCCGCCCCGCGCACCATGGGCATCTGGGACGAGGTCCGCGGGGAGATCGCCGAGGGGATCATCGCCTCGGGCGGCCGGTCCACCGAGGAGGAGGGCCGGTTCGGCACCGAGCTCGTCGCCGAGGTCGGCGTCGCCCTGCCCGACGGCTCGACCGGTCTGCAGACCGCGCGCTTCCTCGGCGTCGACGGGCCGCGCTGGTTCCTCCGCGCCGTGATCACCGGGGAGGCCGCCACCGACGCCTCGCTGCGGCGTCCGCTCGAGGACCTCCTCGCCGACGTGGTCGTCGTCCGCGGTCAGGACGCCATGGCCCCGCGCGACCCGATCCCGCTGCAGCTCCCGCAGGAGGTCGAGATCGGCGAGCACGGCGAGCAGTTCCTCGACGAGGACGACGACGAGGGCGACGAGGACGGCGCGCGCCGGACCGACGACCTCAAGCCGTTCGAGCGCGGGCCGGAGATCACCGAGGTCCGCTGA
- the sepH gene encoding septation protein SepH: MQDLRLVAANERGTHLVLRSPDGEKFVVPIDERLRAAIRGDKTLLSQLDAGVGQLRPREIQARIRAGESAEQVAAAAGVHVDRVRRFEGPVLAEREHMAQMSQRASVRRPGQAELRPNTLAESVPTQLQLIGLAPTDLNWDSWRRDDGRWLVQVSYDHDALTQQATFLFDPRARTVVAENDQARFLTGELEEHPAREPFRPRIAAPVPLRSAEPVAEVEDDEDVELEAEEKVAPTAMRRPDPTLNRRPPDVVARRPEPTPAPPPAPRPATVVTPPPPAPPVVPPLPAAAPVAPAAKAAPEPTPEPAPAPAPAVEAAPRRSIIDTPTLPMDPPPTPAEAMPVRRTGTHDASADEAPAPTPTRSGGRRRARVPSWDDILIGTRPKE; this comes from the coding sequence ATGCAGGATCTCCGTCTCGTCGCGGCGAATGAACGCGGCACCCATCTGGTGCTCCGTTCGCCGGACGGCGAGAAGTTCGTAGTGCCCATCGACGAGCGCCTGCGCGCCGCGATTCGCGGTGACAAGACCCTCCTGTCACAGCTCGACGCCGGCGTCGGCCAGCTGCGACCGCGCGAGATCCAGGCACGTATCCGGGCCGGCGAGTCGGCGGAGCAGGTCGCGGCCGCGGCCGGCGTCCACGTCGACCGCGTGCGCCGGTTCGAGGGACCCGTCCTCGCCGAGCGCGAGCACATGGCACAGATGTCGCAGCGCGCCTCGGTGCGCCGCCCCGGCCAGGCCGAGCTGCGCCCGAACACCCTCGCCGAGTCGGTGCCGACCCAGCTGCAGCTCATCGGCCTCGCGCCGACCGACCTGAACTGGGACTCGTGGCGTCGCGACGACGGCCGCTGGTTGGTGCAGGTCAGCTACGACCACGACGCGCTGACGCAGCAGGCGACGTTCCTGTTCGACCCGCGCGCCCGCACGGTCGTCGCGGAGAACGACCAGGCCCGCTTCCTCACCGGCGAGCTCGAGGAGCACCCCGCTCGCGAGCCGTTCCGGCCCCGGATCGCGGCGCCGGTCCCGCTGCGCAGCGCCGAACCCGTCGCCGAGGTCGAGGACGACGAGGACGTCGAACTCGAGGCCGAGGAGAAGGTCGCCCCGACGGCGATGCGTCGCCCGGACCCGACGCTGAACCGCCGTCCGCCGGACGTCGTAGCGCGCCGCCCCGAGCCGACCCCCGCTCCGCCCCCGGCCCCGCGCCCGGCGACGGTGGTCACTCCCCCGCCGCCCGCTCCGCCCGTGGTCCCGCCGCTCCCGGCGGCCGCTCCGGTCGCCCCGGCGGCCAAGGCCGCTCCGGAGCCGACCCCGGAACCCGCGCCGGCTCCGGCCCCCGCGGTCGAGGCGGCCCCGCGTCGGTCGATCATCGACACCCCGACGCTGCCGATGGACCCGCCGCCGACCCCGGCCGAGGCGATGCCCGTCCGGCGCACCGGGACCCACGACGCGTCCGCGGACGAGGCCCCCGCCCCGACCCCGACCCGCTCCGGCGGCCGTCGCCGCGCCCGGGTCCCGAGCTGGGACGACATCCTGATCGGCACCCGCCCCAAGGAGTAG